The following nucleotide sequence is from Halobacterium noricense.
GTGGTTGGAGACGTCGTCGACGGAGTACCGCTTCGGGGCGGCACCGCGAGCAGACCAGACGACGCTGCGGAAGGCAACAGCGGATTAATGTCGAGAGTTCGGGTTTCGGATGCGGCTGTGGGATATAAGGGCCCGGACGGGGATATTCAAGTCAGTATCGACGATGTCACCTGACGGCCACCCCAGCCCGGAGGAGATGGCGGAGCATTCGCGCAAGAGGTTAGAGGCGGCTCGCGAGGAGCTCCAGCACATGAGCACCGAGGAGTTCGAGGAGATGTTCGAGGAGCTGCTTGAACGTCTTGAGGTCTTCGACGAGTCGACGGACTTGATGATTGTTCAGTTCGCGGTCGGTATCGACGAGGGCATCGAGAAGTGGCGGCTCCAGCACCTCGATAACTCTATCGAGGGCTCACTCTGGGACAAACAGAAGTACGTCCTCGATTTCGACGAGGTCGGGGCGAACGGCCTCGGTATTGACACGTTCACTGTTAATTTTGTCCAGGAGGGTGCACCAGCACCAGAAGATGCACGCAAGGCGTTGTACGCCGCGTTTCGTGAAGCGTCAGAAGTTGACTCGCCGGATGACCTCTTCATCTCTGATGTTCAGATGCGCGTCGACGTCACCGAGGACGGCTTTTCAATCTCCTATCTGTAGCAGTCGTCGCTAGCAAGTAGTTCTACCCGTTCCTTTTCTCTGTCATCGGGCTACTTTATCGAGGGTATCCCCTCGATGAAAGACCCGAAAGTCCGTGTGGATGGTGTGGTCTTGAACGGCGGCGCTAGAGGTCGCGGGGCTGGACCGTCTTGCGGTCGTTGGCCTCGGCGCGTTCGGCAGCGTCGGCAAGCAGTTCGGCGACCTCCTCGTTGAGGGCATCGTAGAAGTCGGCCGCGACGTTGTAGTCCTCGATTTCGTCCTTCACGGCTGCTTTGACGATTAGGTCAGACATTCCATCTGAGGGTTCTCTGGTCCCGTATATAAAGGTTCGAAGTTTCTCACCCCGGCTTTCGCGCGTCGTACTGCCGGTGTACGTCCGGAATATCGGAGCAGTCTTAATGAACCTATAAAAAGGAGTGAATTGGACGGATGCACGACTTCACGGGATTCCAACGCGACCTGTTGTATGTGATTGCTGACTTCGAGGAACCGCACGGCCTTGCCATCAAAGACGAACTCGAGGACTACTACGGGAACGAAATCAACCACGGGCGGCTGTACCCGAACCTCGATGAACTCGTGGACAAAGCCCTCGTGGAGAAAGGCGAACTCGACAGGCGAACAAACTCGTATACGCTCACGGAACGTGGCCGCCGCGAGCTCGCTGCGCGCCGCGAATGGGAGAAACAGTACGTCGACGTCGGCGAGTAGGCTACGCCCTCGTGCGCTGCTCACCGCCGCACTCGCCGTCGCGAACTTCATCGACTGAGACGAGCCCGGCAATCTCGCCGACGTCCTTCTTCCAGCCGTTCAACACGAGAAGACCGCCCTCCGTCGCTAACCAACAAATCTAATTTAAAGCGGGTTCTGTTGGTTAGCATGACCGATGCTAGCGCCGTCGACGACCACCGCCTCGAAATCGACGAGGACACGTGCCTCGCACTCACGGGCAGCGCCAACCAGTGCGGCAACGGCCTCAACACGGACGCAGCCGACGCGGACGCCGGTCTCTGCGGCATCCACGTTGATACCGATGCCGTGAGGCTCACGGACTTCGACGTTGCGGCGTGGGCTGGCCTCCTTGACGAGTTTATTGATCTGTTTCGAGACAACACTACAGCGTACGCTCTCGCGACGCTCTCACCCGATATTGAGGACGTCTGGGGCACCGTGACTGGTGTTCAAGAGCTTACGATTGGGCCGGTGGAGTTCAGCGTCTCCCAGGTCTGTGGGCTTGCTCGCGAGCTCGCCTCCCACCCGGACCTCGACGTCGACGACCACCCGCTCGGGACCGGCGGGTGCATCGCGTTACAGGACACAAGCGCGAAAAACCACTCCTGCCCGAACAGCGCGTACGGCCAAAGCCTCCTCTGTGGCGTGCATCAAGACGCAGACCT
It contains:
- a CDS encoding DUF1931 domain-containing protein, whose protein sequence is MSDLIVKAAVKDEIEDYNVAADFYDALNEEVAELLADAAERAEANDRKTVQPRDL
- a CDS encoding PadR family transcriptional regulator — encoded protein: MHDFTGFQRDLLYVIADFEEPHGLAIKDELEDYYGNEINHGRLYPNLDELVDKALVEKGELDRRTNSYTLTERGRRELAARREWEKQYVDVGE